The Rhododendron vialii isolate Sample 1 chromosome 3a, ASM3025357v1 nucleotide sequence ATCCGAACAAAACAAaccccccctccctccctccctctctctctctctctctccggcagCTGCCAtggaagaagcagcagcagctgcCACCAAAGAAGAGAACCAGCAAGTCCTCAAAGTCCTCGAAGCCCTCAAACAAGCCTCCCACGACCTGCAATCCAACCCCACTCCGAAACCCACCGAGTCCAACTCCATCAAAGCCCTCCTCGAGCTCGAGACCGAGTCCGACTCCATCCTCTCCAACGACCCTTACCTCTCCACCCTCTCCCACCACCTCACCTACCTCAAGTCCATCGTCGACTCCCTCGAGAACTCCAAGTCCACCCGCCGCCACGGGCTGAGATCCTTCTTGACTCGCCGGGTCACCACCCACGAGATCTCCCGGGTCGCCGGGTCGATCGAGTCCGAGATCCAGGCCTGGATTGACCGCGAGTGCATCGAAAACCTCGCTCGGGCGctgagtagtagtagtagtagtagtaatgaTAATAATAGCCATAGTTCGAGTGTCGACGAGGAAACCCTAATTCAGATGCTGGTACAATTCGAGAAGCGGCTCAATCAAGGGTTCAATCACGAGTTGCAGGATTTAATTCTGAAATCGAAGCTGTTTTCGGAGCTCGAATCGGTCCTCTGTAATTCGGAGCACTCGACACAGGTGAGCAGGACGGACTACTCAAGTTCAAAATTTCTTTAGAATGATAGTAGTTTTTCTctggaaaatattgaaattaataaaattcgCGCGCTCAACATTTTAAAAAGGCGCCTTAAGTCACACCATGCGCCTGCATGTGCAGAAGCGCGAGCACAAGCCTGAAAAGTATCTTGTAAAGATATATCTTAAGCTGCTAAAATTCGCGAGAGGGAAGATCGAGAGCATACACAATGCCTTGCTGAAGGATTATGGGACTATGAACGCGCCGGATCcgataattattttgaaaagttcaatAATCGTCCTACTAGGATTGTATGCATCTATAAAACCTTAATATTGTGTGTTTGGAAATGGGTATGGAAGTACAAGGTTGTATGCATCTACAATTTATGGATTGGTTTGAGGGTACCTACTCTAATTTTTTGGGTACTCTTTTTAACAACTACCTTTCATATGTGACATAAAAAGTTAAATGTTCATCCATCCAACATTGAAATTCTGCATTCTGTCATTGCAGGTGAGAGAACAGGTCGCTTTCGCCATTGCTGAGTTGATTAGGTTTAACAAAGACGTTTTCGTTGGGCAAGTATTGATGGGCCAAATGATTCGAGCCCTAATTTCAATGTCATCACCTTCTTCACTTAAAGTACTCTGTTCTCTAATAAAATCCATCAAAAGTCCTTTAGTAGACGAGATCGAATCGAACGGAGACATTTTCGATATAATCAAGTTGCTTAAATCCGATGAGTTGTCTATTCGAGTAATGGCGATGAACTGTGTACTTGAAATTGGGTATTTTGGGAGGAAAGAGGCGATTGAGGCGATGCTTATGAAAGGAGATTTGATAAGAATACTGGTGGAATTGCAGAGGGGGGAATTGGGTGGGGATTTGATAGAGGTGGGGAagtgggaggaggaggagagtggTGGTGTTGAGGTTCTAGGGAGGAGGGAGAgtgttagagagagaaggtacTTGGAGAGGCACACATTTGCTAGCTGTGTGGCTAGATTTGCAGTGCAGTTGGAGGTAGGGGAAGGGTTgaggcagagagagaggagggctCTGAAGCAGGAGATATTGAAGAGAGTGAGAGAAGCTTGTGTTTCTGATGCTGAGGCTGCCACCATTGTTGCTGAGGTTCTGTGGGGTTCTTCACCTTGAAAATTTGGAAATGGAAACCAGAAAAAAGGAGATGGAGAAGAAAGTAGTGCAATCATGCTCGTAAGTTGGTCCAGACGCTCCTGACCgtcgaaaaaaagaaaaagaagaaaaaagaagaaagtagtGCAGATTTCGGGTATATAAatttttagttgttttgattcttgggattattattatttttcttttggggTTGGTGTAATTATGTATGGGATGTAGCTTAATGGTGTAAAGACAGTAAAGTGATTGTGTAAAGTTGAAATTGCATTGATTCAGAATTTGAATCACAAATACAGGGTATGAAAATGGGATGTGTGCTCTTATTTGTTCAGGAAGTTGTCATGGTGTGGTTGATGTTTTTAGGATCATTGCCCGTTTAAGAAATAAGTAGTATGTGAAACTATGAGTTAATAAGTTTTATTTGCTTCATCATTTATTTATTTGcctttagttttagttttgattGGTGATTTTATGATTTAAGCAATAAACAACAGCAATTCAGCCGAAATTATATTTTATTGCATGGATATAATATTACTACTGCAACGAACAAgtgaaaaatgagaagaaagTGATTACACAAGCGGATAGTCTTGGAAACATTATATGGAGCCTCTTACCCACCGCTAAGGGTAAGTTTGCCTAACttttcaaatgatttttttttacgtttatttttttgctttctctgAATTTTTACAAGTTTCAGGTCAAATTTTAATATCATACTTTTCGTTCCAACGAAAGAAATCATAAAAGTGTAAAAACAGCTACTCCCTCCGTgtcaatttacttgtctcatTTCTATTCTaattggattaaaaaactagttatatctttcaagtggtaatgaattttatatccaatatggatctcgttggatagatctcgatttgttctataattcaatgttttcgaaattacctaaaacattataaattagaagaaattaaatagtcaTCCTGTTTGATAGACTTATTTAAGTGCTCATCCTATTAGATTTAAATATTTAAGTTGACATCCTGAATTTTAAATAATACCTAAAACACCCTCTACTAATATTGACccctatattattttttaatattatatagATAATTTTGGGATTTACACAGGACTAATCTTTTGAAATTACTAGACCATGATCCCGTCCTCATCCCGAAAATTCCTCATCATCTTATACCCACCTCAGGATTGAACATATCCATTACGTCATATAATCAGGAAAAAAGCTCCGAGAAAAAACCCAAACAATATCGTCGACAGTGAATAGATTGAGAAGAATGGCGAACCGCCGGAGCACCCACCAACAATATCGTCCGCCGCCGTTGCTTGACAATCCATGCTCGCCGCCGGCCTGTCTCTCTCCTCCGCCTCGGACACCCACCTTCCTCTCTCACTCCTTCTCCTCTAGCTGCCATCGCTGCTCGACGATCCTTGCTCGCCGCCGGCCTGtctccctcttcctcctctaACACCCACCGTCTTCTCTCAATCCTTCTCCTCTAGTCGCCGTCGCCGCTGCCGCGATTCCAGATTCAAGCTTAGAATGGCGATGTGCTTTACCCCACCTTTAACTCCGGCGTTCCATGCTCAGATCTATCCATTGCAGCGGAGACGGGATACCGCCACAAAAGCGCTACCCACTCTCGTGTTCTCCTCTCGAGCAAGCTGAGTTTGAGATGCACCAAATTGATGCACTGTGGTTGAACATTGATTTAGCACAATCAAAAAGAAGTAGGAATGTGGTGCGTACCTATATggcagaaaaatattttcttattttggtcACGATTTGGGTGCATGTGTTttgatttcttcaaattttgtcgTGATTTCTGTTTATTGTAGTTTCATCGGAACGATTTTATGATACGTGTTCATGATTATGGtgatttcacaaattttgtcatgatttcggaatgtgtgtttcaatttttccgaattttgtcattatttcgGTTTAGTGTAGTTTCGTGGGCACAATTTTACGATATATATTCatgatattttttgtttcatggtgatttcataaattttgtcatgattttcaGTACGAGTGTTtcgatttctccaaattttgtcatCATTTTCGTAGGGACGATTTTATGATACGTATTCATGACAAAATCATTGAGAATTTCAAGTAATATATCCTGAAAATTTATGGTAATATTTTTACGAATGTACGTTCTTGTTTATGAATATTCATTTTCAAGTTTGGTAGatgttagttttattttgaaaagttgttttttgattttaggtgagaaaaaattggagagagaagattatgagagaaaaagagaatgagAGAAATTAGGAAAGATAAGGAGAGTGAAAAATTAtaaagattaggagagagaaagggtattttagaatttatttgaatttgaggatggaaagataagtttTTAAACCCACTAGGATGAGGACTTAAGTATTTATATAAGAAAGGACCCCTATTTAAGTTCccttataaattacaagatataattaattgaaaagtggcacgaacacctaaaaataacaagtaaattgggacggaaggagagTAAAAGTTCCGagaaaaaataaagttgataTAAATGGCCAAACTCACCCTAAGTGAGTATGATTGCAGTATTTCTAGAGCAATGCCACAATAATCTCTCGAAAGTGACCTCACCTCACCTCACCTCACCTCTCTCGGATAGTCTGGTTGTTTCTCTAGTCTAGATTATGGCGCAACTGTATAGATGAATGAACTCATTTTTGCCTTCTGTTTGGCATTTAGTGAAGTGCACAAATGAAACACTACCATTGACCATGGTCTATAATTCCCAGTCAAGTATTGAACACAAGACTTTTGAATGACTATTACCCATAGTCGCTGGGGAAAGAATCTATTATACTTCCTCCTCCGTCTCAAATTTCTCCTTCGGTTTCACTATTCCGGACACCTccaaaaatttgtatttttgaaatgtaaaatatatattttttaaatctatgaaacaaaattttcaaaataaaaaacctcaCTATATATCTAAAAATATAATAAGTAATCTAAAAATGACACACATGCCGAAAAATGAACAAGAAATTCGGGACGGAGGGTgtagcattttttttcattaatgtTGATGTTGTTCgtttcttttatccaaaaaaacccAGCCCATGGGGTTTTACAAGACTCCGAAGCCATTTATTTCCTTTTCACAAAAAATTGGGGCTGGAAAAGGAGTTTTCAGACCTTGTACTTGGCCTAACAAACGAGGTCACTAAATCggaattggtccaggccatatATGTCTGTCTGGCTAGCCCAAAGGATGGTCCATGCAAAAAGTTACTACTGCTGGTTTAGTGATTTGATCCAAATTGCATAAGTTTGGTGATTTGATCGAAATCGTCATTATTCTATTGGGATTTGCAAGAGATAACCTGTATAAAAATTTACTACTACTTTGTCAATAGAAcgaagggaaatgattttttcactctttttttattaacgccactcccctgcaaatgtatttttggtgcaaaaatatatttcaggggagtgacgttaacaaaaaagagagtggcaaaatcagcgaATTTGTTTTTGCATGTTGTCTATTCAACTGAAAAAGAATAAAGTCCAGCTCAGCAGAAGTCGTTCTGATCTCAGCTCAACAGGTTGATTAGTTGTAATGGTGGTTAGTGTGGTGCTTTAGTAAAAGTCGGTTGTGATTAGTAAAATGGGATATAAAACCCCCCTCGAAGCCGGACTTCGACGGGACTTGAATGAACATTTCTCTTATCACCTATGTTTTGCTCGTTTTGATTACTTATCCGTAATCAGCTATCAATCAACTAACTAGCTTTCCCCACAGGTGAGCATTATCCACGCTCACAATCCGCAATGTACAGAATTTGGGTTTTAACTCAAGTAAAGAGCGTTAATAGCGCAGTTTACGGCACTTTACGCGAACTCTCTCTAATACATACTAGTattatattccctccgtcccttatttagagtccaatattttattttgggttatcccttaataagtgtccattttgtaaagttaatgggtaaaagttggtgcattgtctattttgtccctaaaaatagatttcattttgaaaagtaagtgaataaaaatgtaatgatgatggataagtaagaaaagtggaggaaaaagttgataaaaaaggtataatgatgatattttcttaataagttggagttacaaagtatgatactttaaaaaaaaaacaaagggagtACAACATTTTTAAAAGCAGAAGAAGCTGTGCTGTTTTTAGCGTACATATGTTGAGTGAACcgggaaaatgatttttcatttttttaccaTCATGGAAAAtgaattaatacccgttaaaaatccatttaattttgtcacctaGTGTTTAATCAAAACTTACGTGGGTTTTGTGGCAAGTTATTACCCTTTGCTTTTTGGCGAAGGGTGAAAGAGgtacaagaagaaaaagaattcaAAGCGCAAAAGCTCGAAGTGATGTAATTAAAGTAGgcaattgggaaaaaaaaagtgaatcaaTCATCATTCTAGTGCTCttgttttatttaaaaaaatcagtGCTCTCGCTTTTCATACAGCATTGGAAACAaaaagagatagatagataggtGAGATCTctagatagagatagagagagagagagagagagagagagagagagaagtggccATGGAAAAACCAGTTCACATTTCCatgctgattttttttccattttgccaTCAACCAAGAACTGTAAATTACCCCATTAATACCCTCTCTATATAGGGATTTTTGGAGTGGggaagagaggaggagggaCTGACTAGTCATTAACTTTTCAAGTGTCAAACTAACACTCTAGCCGTTTGGTTCTTTCATATTGGAAAAAGGAATTTGGTACGTGATGGGTTGGAGATACAAGACAGGGTTGTTTCTCATACTCACGGTTGTCATCACTTGGGTAACCTGTGCAGAAGTCACTCAggtcagctctctctctctctctctctctctctctctctacaattttGTGAAGTTGAGAATTAGTATGAAAAAAAAGGTTCGCCGTTTTTGCTTGCTACTCATGCCTAATTGGTGATGACCCCCCGAATATGTTTTGCTTGCTACTCATGCCTAATTGGTGATGACCCCCCGAATATGTTTTGATAACCGGATATCTGAGCCATCTTGCGCTTATCTTTACTAATTCTAAATGATAAGGCAAACTCTATAGTGACTTCGAGATTTGGAATGTTTAACTCTCGAATATGTTGCTTTTGGTTCTTGGTCCAAAGGGtgacttgtgttttttttttttttttgattttgtcacttaCTTTAGAGGCCCAGGAGAACTACACATGGATCATGTATTTGTTGGCAGATTCATTTAAGGAAAAAAGTTATAGTATCGCaaaatcaataattaaaatCATCTTCTTGACTCATTTTCTCTTCTGTTTTTACCTCTTTTGTTGTTTCCACATATCTCTTGACGTATCTCATacaaatagtttttaaaattcgtAGTTTTCACGTTATTTTTGGCATAGGAAATCAGTTTGTTATCCTCATTGGGCGAGCCAATACTTCTAGTGAGGTTCGTGCCTTTGGATTTCACTTACTGAAACAACGATAGACATACCATTTTTTGCTCCTCTTTGAATCTACCCTTAAGCCCGATAAGTACCAACTAAATATGTTTAAAGCCCGCGCGCGCGCGAGATTCATCGCAAGTTTTGTGCAGAAAAATGTGGAGAAGAGCTAACCAGCTAGCCATGCTActgttcttttttctctctgttCCTTGCCCTGAGCCAAAAGTTTCCTCCTAAAAGAATGTTGCCCTGTAGTTAGTGCTTAGACATTACTCCACTACTTGGTGGATGTCCTACAAGCAATTTGACTGTTTTTTGTCCTGTCAGTACATTAATCACTTTCATAAAACGTGTATCTATCTATTTACTccatttgaataattaatccACATAGTTTTATTAGTATTATTAGTATAGCCCCTTCATAATCGAGATCAACTACCCTCTTTCCAAACAAAAGTGCAATAGCTTACTAGTTGGGCTTTCTCAGTGGGTACTTTTCCACACttttaataattgaaaaaaaaaaatgaggaggggcttcaactttttttttttcaattgatagaagatgttagattttttagagggttccaacctaaaaaaatcactaaagataGGTACACTACCTTTTTACACTACATAATTACACTACATCTTATGTGGAGCCTATTTCGTTTctcagaaaaatccaaaaaaaaaccaataaattttaaaatattgttttatgggatcctgtaaaaaatgctttaacggatatcggtaagtgtCATTTCTAGATTTGTAGTGAAGAAACTGTGCAAATAAACAATTTCATCCCTACGAATCAAGaagtaatatttaccgatatctattggagctgattttttacagaatcccataaaaaaatattatagaatttatggatatttttctgaatttttgtgagacccaaaaTGGACTCTATATAAAATGTAGTGTAAcgtgtagtgtaactatgtagtgtatgtagcatcactcaaaaccaattggcaataagtagagtagcctctagaatatattaaccaagcttaggtggcttaaatgagcgatgtgggacaagtctaacactccccctcacgtatAGCCtagatgcacgtggaggtgacagactaGGAGACCAAGAGCTGACTGATTGACCTGGGCGATAGAGATGAGAGAGACTTTCTCACGAGAGGTATaaccacccaagacctagctctgataccatgttagatttcttggagagTAGAGGTGAGGCCActcaagacctagctctgataccatgttagatttcttgaaggGTTCCGATCTGACCGACTGACTCGGGCGATAGAGATGACAGATACTTGAGAGGTATGAATTATGAAGTACAAACCCGGGAACTAcatcaattatgagagtccACAAAACAACAAAGCCTAACAATTCAACCAGTgcaagaaataagcccattataaggtagagacaaagaaaaaaaaaggaaaaactctCTAAGGGACCTACACACAGGTGATGAGACTCGAACTCATGATCTTAATGAGATGCAAAAGTCCTAGCCAACTAATCTATTCCCAAGACTTCAActtttatttgttatttgttGAGTTGGTTTAGTTGATAAATTTAATTAAGTTATTGTAAACTTTCCCGTAGTTAGATcctatcaaaggaaaaaaaacacgtGAAGATCCTTCTCATATGGGTCAATGTGACGGTCATTTGGCATTTGATGCACCCGAAAGTAGGAAGAGGAGGCAATAAAAGCCCCCAGAGTAAAATCTAGTAAATTAAATTGAGTcgtattagagcatccgcaatgtaataatcaaaagtgaattatcaaaatttgctaCGTCAGctcaagttttgattattcacttagaagttgctaaagttaataatgtgaagtcccacattgttacttttgactattcaaatgtccaaatttggttaggaggttgataactttgattattacaatgtgagcatttttttaagaatacattgctaactttagcaatcttttgattttgattattacattgtggatgctcttaattATGGGATAAATTCAATAATCCATTCAAATTAACCTACTATTTGAACGAGTGAGAATAAAATGAGCTGTTATCCATTTTacccaatttcaaaattgagtTTCAAATCTTTTACGGAGTATATTCATATATAATAACTCATACTTGTATTTGGGTAACAATTTCCAAATCCCTACACACTTCTATTTCACTTCAATTTTCTATTCAAATCAAAACGGATCtagagatgctgccaagcacccgaTAATAAAAGTTCAACGCAAACTTCCGGTCTAAAATAACTCTTTGGGGCTAATTTAACTTAAGTGATTGGCCAATTCTCCTTTTGACCAAACAATATGTCCCTCAAAATCGAACCCACCCTAAATTACCAAAATGACCTTGTcccaaaaacagaaaatgagCCACAATCCAAGTttgggggtatttttgtcttgttACCACATGTTAACTAGACCATGCTTTATTGGGCTGAGCCGAACCAGGTCCAGTGAAAGAGACCAAAAGATGGACTAATTGGGTTTTGGAATTGGATAACCGAATAGGTAATGTAATCAGAACCCAAACCCGATCAACCTGCCCCGAATTCCAAAAGGCACCACGcgctctctctgtctctctctctgtctctctattCGGATTTCGGAGAACTTCTCTTGTTCTACTTCTATTCCATGCCACCCACGTTTCAGAGCCACAAGTTTTCTAGGTTAGATCACTCTCTCGTGATATTTTAGTTCACATACATTAGTGTTCTTTCTAGCAATTAGAATCGGAATCCCATTCCGTTATTTTTGTGCTGAATTGTTGCTCGTTTAGGCTTAATTGCGAACactgtttatttatttttagagaTACCGCAGGAGAAGCAATCTTTTCAGTGCTTACTTAAGGAAATTATCTtttggatgatgatgatgtttggAATCTAAGTTcttgtatttctttttctttttttttgaacagcaagtTCTTGTATTTCTTATGTACTATATGTTACGAATCTTACGAAAATGTAGCCATCTCACTGTAGAAAATTTTGCTTCTTTCCCCAATCTTACAATACTCAGGAACAACACGAACACGTATACACCCCATACCCATTAATTTAAGACACCATAAAGCCTTGTGAGCAAAAAAAGCCACAACTCGTTGCGAGGTTTGCTAAAAACACGACATTTTGCTGCGCGCCAATGTGCACAACATGATTGTGTGACTGTTTTATTGGCTATCGAATGTGATTTTACAACCACCAATAAAATGATGACAACACGTCATGTTGTGCACATTGTTGTGTTGATAGACTTCTCTTTCATAACTGAGATTCTTCATAAGGTGCACCATTTCTTAATTACATGTAACATGAAAGTACCTCAAGACACAACGCCTCATAATTGGGTTATGTTACTCAGTTACAGTAATGTGTACTTTAGAGTTCTCCCCAAAATTTCTGTTGATCTGTCTTTGTATTAGATTCAGTGACAAAGCTTTTACCTGGTTTATATTGGTTTACAGGGAATTTTCAAAGACTATGAGCATCCATTCGCCTTGGCATATCTGGGAACATCTCTTTTGGTTCTTTTTCTCCCAATAGCCTTCATTAAAGATGGGTTATTTCATCTCTTCAGAAGTAAATCCCACAGCGGTGACAAAATTGCGCAAATTACCAATATGCCCTTGGGTAGACTCGAGTCTCCCGTTAAGGTTGATGGGGTTCCAGAATTGGATTGTAAGGGGTCTAGAAAAGAGGATGGATCAGAGCTTAAATCTCAGGAGGAGGGAATTGCAATAGACATAGATGATGTTGATAAGTTGGAAAGAGACAAATCTGCACTTAACAATAAGGAAATGGCTAGATTAGGCTTTCTCATTGCTCCTGTCTGGTTCATAACAGAGGTAAGGAACTTGTTATAATTTTGTTAGCTATGTCCAAACTTTCTTTCGTTTaacctgtaattttttttttgcgcacCGGAATTTGAAATAATTCATATAGTTTTTGCTTTATACAAATTATTCTCTTCTCTCCTTTTCCCTCTTTCTCTTCAGATTTGTTTTCAGCCTTCTCTTCTCTCGGTGTCTTAAGACTGCCACTGTTGGCTTTGTCCTCTCCCAGTACATATTTACCCTTCATCTTTGCCAACTTCTTGCTGTCATCAAATTGTATAAAACACAACATATAGTTTGAGGCAAGATTTTATCTTTACTTCGCCAAAATCCTAGCTACTTCATCGTTCAACATTCCATAGCCTATCTTCAAAAAACTTGCCGAATACTTACTAGAATTAACAGTTGATTTC carries:
- the LOC131320268 gene encoding uncharacterized protein LOC131320268, whose translation is MEEAAAAATKEENQQVLKVLEALKQASHDLQSNPTPKPTESNSIKALLELETESDSILSNDPYLSTLSHHLTYLKSIVDSLENSKSTRRHGLRSFLTRRVTTHEISRVAGSIESEIQAWIDRECIENLARALSSSSSSSNDNNSHSSSVDEETLIQMLVQFEKRLNQGFNHELQDLILKSKLFSELESVLCNSEHSTQVREQVAFAIAELIRFNKDVFVGQVLMGQMIRALISMSSPSSLKVLCSLIKSIKSPLVDEIESNGDIFDIIKLLKSDELSIRVMAMNCVLEIGYFGRKEAIEAMLMKGDLIRILVELQRGELGGDLIEVGKWEEEESGGVEVLGRRESVRERRYLERHTFASCVARFAVQLEVGEGLRQRERRALKQEILKRVREACVSDAEAATIVAEVLWGSSP